In Ramlibacter sp., the sequence GAGCTGGGCGCCACGCTGCAGCGGCACCTGGCGCGCATTGGCCACATCCAGCTGGCTGACAACCCGGGGCGCCACGAGCCCGGCACGGGCGAGATCAACTACCGCTGGCTGTTCCAGCACATCGACGCGCTGGGCTGGCGCGGCCACATTGGCTGCGAGTACAAGCCCCGCAACGGCACCGCCGAAGGACTGGGCTGGCGCGCGGCGCTGGCCTGAACCCACCCTCTGAACCTCCAACAACATGACCAAATCCGGACTCAAACTCGGCTTCATCGGCCTGGGCCTCATGGGCGGCCCCATGGCCCTGCACCTGCTGCAGGCCGGCCACACCCTGTTCGTCAACACCCGCAGCAAGGTGCCCCGGGCGCTGGCCGAGGGTGGCGCCACGCTGTGCACCACGGCCCAGGGCGTGGCCGAGCGCGCGGACATCATCTTCCTCATGCTGCCCGACACACCCGACGTGGACAAGGTGCTGTTTGGCGCGGCCGGCGTGGCCGCCGGACTCAAGGGCTCGAGCGGCAAGGTGGTGGTGGACATGAGCTCGATCGACCCCCTGGCCACGCGCGACTTCGCGCAGCGCATCCGCCAGGTGGGCGCCGACTACCTCGACGCGCCGGTGTCCGGCGGCGAGGTGGGCGCCAAGGCCGCGAGCCTGACCATCATGGTGGGCGGCAATGCCGCGGTGTTTGAACGCGTGAGGCCCTTGTTTGAACGCATGGGCAAGAACATCACCCTGGTGGGCGAGGCCGGTGCGGGCCAGATCTGCAAGGTGGCCAACCAGATCATCGTGGCGCTGAACATTGCGGCCGTGAGCGAAGCGCTGGTGTACGCCAGCAAGGCGGGCGCCGACCCGGCGCGCGTGCGCACGGCCCTGATGGGCGGCTTTGCGGCCAGCCGCGTGCTGGACGTGCACGGCGAGCGCATGATCCAGCGCAACTTTGCGCCCGGCTTTCGCATGGCCCTGCACCAGAAGGACCTGAACCTGGCACTGCAGGGCGCGCGCACCCTCCACATGGCCTTGCCGCAGACGGCAGGCGTGGCCCAGCTCATGCAGGCCTGCGCGGCCCTGGGCCACGGGCAGGCCGACCATTCGGCCCTGGTCACGGCCGTGGAAGCACTGGCTGCGCATCAGGTCATGCCGTAACGGCATGGGGGCCGCCGCCTCCTTGCGGGACCATTGCAGCCCCGCAAGGCAAAACAGGATTGTGTTTCCAGGGGCTTCCCCTCTTCCTGCTTGCAGTACGCTTGAGCGGATCCAGAAATGCAGGAGACAGCCATGGACAAGACCCTCTCGCCGGCCGAGCAGGCCCTGCGCGAAGCCGCGCGCGAGTACCACCGCGAACCCACCCGCGGCAAGATTTCCGTCACCCCCACCAAGACGCTGATCAACCAGCGCGACCTCTCGCTGGCTTACTCACCCGGCGTGGCTTACCCCTGCCTGGACATCGAGGCCGACCCGTCGCTGGCGGCCGAATACACCTCGCGCGGCAACCTGGTGGGCGTGATCACCAACGGCACGGCCGTGCTGGGCCTGGGCGACATCGGCCCGCTGGCCAGCAAGCCGGTGATGGAGGGCAAGGGCTGCCTGTTCAAGAAGTTTGCGGGCATCGACGTGTTTGACATCGAGCTGGCCGAAAAGGACCCGGACCGGCTGGTCGAGATCATTGCCGCGATGGAGCCCACGCTGGGCGGCATCAACCTGGAAGACATCAAGGCGCCTGAATGCTTCTATGTGGAAAAGAAGCTGCGCGAGCGCATGAACATCCCGGTGTTCCATGACGACCAGCATGGCACGGCCATCATTTCGTCGGCCGCACTGCTCAACGGCCTGGAGCTGGTGGGCAAGCAGATCGGCGACGTGAAGATTGCCGTGTCGGGCGCCGGCGCCGCGGCCATTGCCTGCCTGGATGTGATGGTGGGCCTGGGCGCACAGCCCAAAAACATCCATGCCGTGGACTCCAGGGGCGTGATCTACCACGGCCGCCCCGGCGGCTTTGACGAGTCCAAGCAGCGTTACGCCCAGACCACCGAGGCGCGCACCCTGGCTGACGTGGTGAAGGGGGCCGACGTGTTCCTGGGCTGCTCGGCGCCTGGCGTGCTCACGCAGGCCATGGTCCAGACCATGGCGCAGCGGCCCATCATCCTGGCGCTGGCCAACCCCGAGCCCGAGATCCGCCCTGAGCTGGCCAAAGCCGTGCGGCCCGACTGCATCATGGCCACCGGCCGTTCGGACTACCCGAACCAGGTCAACAACGTGCTGTGCTTTCCGTACATCTTCCGCGGCGCGCTGGACTGCGGCGCCACCAAGATCACCGAGGCCATGAAGCTGGCCTGCGTGCGCGAGATCGCCGAGCTGACCAAGGCCGACATCAGCGAGGAAGTGGCCACCGCCTACGCCGGCCAGGAGCTGGCCTTTGGCGCCGACTACATCATCCCCAAGCCCTTTGACTCGCGCCTGATCCTGCGCATCGCGCCCGCCGTGGCGCGCGCCGCCGAGGAGTCCGGCGTGGCCACCCGCCCCATCAAGGACCTGGAGGCCTACCGCCAGAGCCTGTCACGGTTTGTCTACCAGACCGGCATGTTCATGCGGCCGGTGTTTGCCGCGGCCAAGACCGCCAGCGCCAAGCGCGTGGCCTATGCCGAGGGCGAGGACGAGCGCGTGCTGCGCGCCGCCCAGCTGGCCGTGGACGAAGGCCTGGCCCGGCCCATCCTGATCGGGCGGCCCGAGGTGATTGACATGCGCATCAAGAAGGCCGGGCTGCGCATCCGCCTGGGCCAGGAGGTGCAGAACGTCAACCCCGAGGACGACCCGCGCTTTCGCACCTACTGGGAGGCCTACCACCGGCTCATGGGCCGGCGCGGCTTCACGCCCGAGGCCGCCAAGGCCGCGGTGCGCCGCTCCAACACCACGATTGCCGCGCTGATGGTGCACTTGGGTGACGCCGACGCCATGCTGTGCGGGCTGGTGGGCCGGTTTGACGCCCACCTGAACCACCTGCAGGAAGTGCTGGGCGTGCAGCGTGGCGCCCCCGGCCTGGCCACGCTCAACGCGCTCATGCTGGACAACCGCACCCTGTTCATTGCCGACACCTTTGTCAATGAAGACCCCAGCGCCGAACTGCTGGCCAGCATTGCGGTGATGGCCGCCGAAGAAGTGCGCCGCTTTGGCCTGCCGCCCAAGGTGGCCTTTCTTTCGCACTCGCACTACGGCTCGTCGGGCCGGGCCTCGGCCCGCAAGATGCGGCTGGCGCGCGACCTGTTTGTGCAGATGGCGCCCGACGTGGAGTGCGACGGCGAGATGCATGGCGACGCCGCGCTGTCTGACGACATCCGCCGCGCCTCCCTGCCCGAGACCACGCTCAGCGGCGAGGC encodes:
- a CDS encoding 2-hydroxy-3-oxopropionate reductase encodes the protein MTKSGLKLGFIGLGLMGGPMALHLLQAGHTLFVNTRSKVPRALAEGGATLCTTAQGVAERADIIFLMLPDTPDVDKVLFGAAGVAAGLKGSSGKVVVDMSSIDPLATRDFAQRIRQVGADYLDAPVSGGEVGAKAASLTIMVGGNAAVFERVRPLFERMGKNITLVGEAGAGQICKVANQIIVALNIAAVSEALVYASKAGADPARVRTALMGGFAASRVLDVHGERMIQRNFAPGFRMALHQKDLNLALQGARTLHMALPQTAGVAQLMQACAALGHGQADHSALVTAVEALAAHQVMP
- a CDS encoding NADP-dependent malic enzyme → MDKTLSPAEQALREAAREYHREPTRGKISVTPTKTLINQRDLSLAYSPGVAYPCLDIEADPSLAAEYTSRGNLVGVITNGTAVLGLGDIGPLASKPVMEGKGCLFKKFAGIDVFDIELAEKDPDRLVEIIAAMEPTLGGINLEDIKAPECFYVEKKLRERMNIPVFHDDQHGTAIISSAALLNGLELVGKQIGDVKIAVSGAGAAAIACLDVMVGLGAQPKNIHAVDSRGVIYHGRPGGFDESKQRYAQTTEARTLADVVKGADVFLGCSAPGVLTQAMVQTMAQRPIILALANPEPEIRPELAKAVRPDCIMATGRSDYPNQVNNVLCFPYIFRGALDCGATKITEAMKLACVREIAELTKADISEEVATAYAGQELAFGADYIIPKPFDSRLILRIAPAVARAAEESGVATRPIKDLEAYRQSLSRFVYQTGMFMRPVFAAAKTASAKRVAYAEGEDERVLRAAQLAVDEGLARPILIGRPEVIDMRIKKAGLRIRLGQEVQNVNPEDDPRFRTYWEAYHRLMGRRGFTPEAAKAAVRRSNTTIAALMVHLGDADAMLCGLVGRFDAHLNHLQEVLGVQRGAPGLATLNALMLDNRTLFIADTFVNEDPSAELLASIAVMAAEEVRRFGLPPKVAFLSHSHYGSSGRASARKMRLARDLFVQMAPDVECDGEMHGDAALSDDIRRASLPETTLSGEANLLICPNLDSANILFNVLKMTSGHGVTVGPMLLGAAASAHVLTTSATVRRVVNMTALAVAKAKQPT